The DNA segment AAACATCGTTTTCAGGTTCTTTCCGGTCATGCATGGATGTTGAGTTAAATGACCTTCTATCCATGTCGGAAAACAAAACAGGTTTGTTTGTTTGACACCTGCTCAATTTTTTCCATGTCAACTTAATTACATTGTACATCCAAGTTATCAGACCCTTCCTAGCTAATTGTTACAACAGATTGGTAATGGTAACACATTGATTATTACGTGgaaaaatataacacaccacttacAGCAAAATGGGGATCCTATGTCATATGACCATTACTTGTGCATAACACCACTTACAGCCAAAAGGGGTTCTTATGTCATATGACCCTTACTTGTGCATAACATTTCTTCATTGGTAAACTCCTGAttacaaaatgaacatttctaTTGACAGAAAAACGAGGCAGACCAGTGCATTCTGAGACAGACAATATTCCGACATTGAAGAAAAGAAGTACATTCttccatttaattttatgagatagtttttaagaaatttgacATATTAAGTGATCATGTTTCAATGGCACATTGTTTAACAATGAATTTAAGCATGTCCATAATCCTCTATTGTATTGATCAAATTGTGAAATTTGTATGTCAggttttttacaaaaaaattatgCCTGGTTTCATTTCTTTCAGCAAAGAATGACTTGATGCCCATAGAGGTATTGAATGCCTACCTCTGCtgcatgtttgtttgtttggcatCCATACCAAGTGAGGTTCTCAATTCTGCCCGGACAGAGTTTCAGAAGCTGAACATGACTGCCAGAGCCACCTGGGTATTGCAATGGCTGCAAACTCATACCAGGTTGGTGTGTAATTTCATAATTACTATATAGTTTACTACCTGTAAAACATATTCAGTCAATTATACTAGTGTACTATTACTTCAAATTCAATTGCTGTTGCCAAATAGACATGACTGCAATAACTAGCATGAACAGTACTGTTACTGTAACAGTAAATGTCAGATCAAATGTGGATACATTCATTTAATGCTGCATGCAAATGACTAACATGGGGATGACATCACTTCGTTGAATTGATTAACCCAACTTAATCCTGCCTCGTGGCCTGCCTTTGTTATGTGCATGAAGTTACACAAAGCATGATTGTACTGTTGGCAACCATGTTAGTGTTCTAACAAAATTTTACACTGTGTTATTGTCTTCAGCAGATAATCCATGCTCAATATATAAACTGAACTAATGTTCTTATTGATAGCACTAATaagtatcattttgaaattgttttcactAGACCAGACAACAAAACTGTGTACATAATTGGGGGAAAGGAAGTTTGTCAGAAGGCTTGGTTGATGTGCCTAGGACTTCCTACCAGCACATTCTACTCTATTTGGAGCAAATTCCTCGGTAACGtaaatttagatttttgttCAGCtattttcaaaagtaaaattattgATGGCAGTCAGTGAATAAACACATACTTTTACTTAATGAACATTCTTATAAAGTTATCCATAATGAATGTGATGTGAAATATAACTCGATTAAAATGATCTTGAAATGGGCTTTAATGAATGTACTTTTGAGTCAATATATCATAATATGTTGCAACTAGATGGTGTAAAACAACTAGTTGGTCCAGGACGGGTTTATGGAGCAGTGTAAGCAAACTGTCAGTATGCGCTGTCATGGCTGCAAAAAACAGCGGCAAAATATGCTGACAAAATGCCAGATTCCACTAAGtatgatttataaattttcTCATGAGTTTGGGtatcataaattatatcaaGTTTCAATTCACTGCCTATATGTTCATGCCATGGTCGTCTGACCCTAGTGCCAAACAACAACTGCATAAGTGAACTACACTGAAAGATAATAATTTCAACGccatgaaattaaaatttgagGAAAGATTAATTGTGTGTCGTGATGCtcaatgtaaaattatgcaTAGCATAAGTCttacattgcattattttattcattgtcaAGACTGCACCTTCCCGGCTGCCTGACGAAGAAGGCCGTGTATGAAATGATGGTAACCGAAGCAGAGGTGTTTGGACACAATCCAGTTACCCAAACTCACATCTTTCGTATTTGGAACAAATACTTATCCCACATTATCATACCAAAGGTTAGTTTGAACTGAGtgacagtcatcaaaattagtcttttAGTCTTATACTTCTGATGGGAATAACagtttttaacaagccctgctgtataaaaccaAGAATTAGAGCAAGCCCTGAAATCATTTTACAAGAAAAGTGCTTTTTATGACCACTGCGGGGAAACtcttatataattttgttttactggtAAAAGATTAAATTTGTATCTTACAACTTGCATGATTGATGACAATATTATTTACTAATTCGAACAGGTTGTTATCCGAACAGTACATGTTGCCAAATAACATGATGACCATCAAGACCAGTACCAGTTATACAAAAATCTGGAGTGAACGCATTCAAATTGCTGtggtaaaaagtataaaacaagataatgaatacatgaaatgtcaaaGATTGCTGTGTACAATTTACTGGTAATACATGTCTTTCAGAGATCCCGATTCACAACCTGcgatatttgttcaaaaataaagcGGGAGAACGAACAACCTGCCGGACAACCAGAAAGAAATTGTTCAAGATAAGAGGCATACATTTAGAACAGCAGAAGTAAGTAAATTACATATATGCATGACAGTTGTCCAATACATGCCTTCCTGATGGATTTGCCTTTTATTAGGTCAAACTGACAGGAAGGACACTTTTACGGACAAGCTGTTGAATGTTAGGCGAAACAGTGTATATTCTCTTTCCCACCAGCTTTTcttatttcactttttcatcATGCACGTTGTTATAAGTCAATTTAATATAGATTGGAAGAGGCAAATGATCATTAAACAATGTGAATAGTATTGTTTACCCTTCTGACAATGTCTTCAGTGATGAAAGGAAGAAGTATTACAAACATGCCCAGAAGGCCCGTTCCAACCCAGACCAGTATGTGTCTATCATCTTAGATGGCATGGATCAGGAAAAAACAAATGTGCCTCACACCACTGATATGCCCAAGGGTTTATCAAGTCTGTGGAAAGTAAAGGTCAGCCTAATGGGAGCCATAGTACACGGATATGGCGCCTACGGATTCTTTGACACCTTCCAGTGGGCACATGGCAGCTCATTTACTATGAGCGGATACCTCAATGCATTTAATTTCATACCCCTTCTGAATTTCAAAGCTGTCTGAGTAAGTATTATAATTGATTTTGCCTTACATTTTGcctaaatatatttgttttgcaacttaatgttttgattaaataaCCTGAAACGAACCTCCTCGTGCACCACACATATGACAAATACTAATGGAGTGATGTTTTTCATTAGTGGAAAGATCTGCCTGAGATATTACATGCGCAAAAACACTAAACCCCACTAATTCTTCTAGTTCTGGTCCACACACTTCTGTTGATGACGAGCCTTCCACCCATACTTTACCTACAGCTGGACAATTGTCCAGGTCAAAACAAGAACAGGTAAGttctaaacaataaatataaatgactttaccATTAAAAggtcattgttttgaaatggccttgctatttcaatgaaaatgtgtaCCACgtcaattaatatttattacagGTACATGCTTTCATGTATTCAGGTACATGTTGGGCTTCCTGGCAATGTTGGTACATCTTGGTGTGTTCCGAAAGATAAAGCTGTCATTCCTCATGGTCGGGCACACCCATGAAGATATTGACCAATTGTTTTCCAGTTGAGATATTTTTCCATACATAATTCATTCCTGGATACATTTGTTGTGGTATGAAGATTACATCTAtgataacaatgaaaaaaaatctactAAACACAGCACTATTGACAGCATTAATATTGCATAAACACCTATTTATTATTTGCATCACAGGCTTGCTTCACATGATGTTTACACGTTGGATGAACTGTTGAATGGTTTTGAGCAGTGTTTCACACCTAAACCTACAGGTGGGAAGATTTTTTTACTTCTCATTCATTATCATTTCGTGTACAACAAACATCATTTGTGAGTGAAACACCTTTaactacagtaaaactgcgatcgctcgaggtcgccagggaccgagccaaaatctcgagggaaccgatgtttcgaacgacccgattttcaattttccactttgatatcaaatatctttcagtgtatttaagtttgaagtcgtcaaacagactgttacTAAGACACCAATTATGTGTTGCATTGTGGAAATCGCTTATATGTTCAAAGGTTgacgtaaactaaatgtaaaacgcaaaagaaaaagcaataaatgaataaatagaaatttttattttaacaaaaaagcacttttcgtaacaagcaacatttgaatgactgtacatattgtggcattagtcagatttaagttttgcaaaatcaaggattgttgatttGCGGATCTTGTCggtttcgcgaaactgttcaatcgtaATGTGACGTGACAGCGTACAGAGCGTCTGAAGATCACGGTGAGCATTGGCACTGAATTCAAAGAACCTTCTGACCACATCTAAAatttctcgtcattaacttctcaaaattatcatctcaaatgctcatatcaactaatatcggtcgtGCGTAAACAGTGAAAAACgatttttcacaccttatcaaattgcctttcaactgtcattgcaatttttacaacttgcgaaaattttaacacctagcaattgtttgtttattttggaacatgcGTTCGggaaaaaatgtgaaattatgtcttcgagggagccataaggttttgtgcacgatttgtgtacttgggaccgaggatattgctcgactgctcgacataattaggttttgatgcagcgtgggtatattttatatgaaaatagaaggaaaaaagttcgagaccaagctccgacctcgagggaacgccggttctggaacgaccgcttgtttgagggaacgcagtttcactgtactTACTGAACAATGTTTGtctattaaacaatgtttttaggAAAATATCAACTACTGTCAAGAAGAGTGTAACCTTGTATTCGATATCtcagataaaacaaatatattaaatgactggtgagtactaaaagatttacagcTTTAACTCTGTTTGCTTCATACagtcattgttttaagacatttcatattcactttttttttaattttttacatcaattgtattaaaatgtgatttatatatttgggagtacacatgcatgtttaacatgtacttcattacaaaataaacggtACCAGGGgtacatattacatattattttaaaacttacttGCAAATTGATTTCACATTGACAATCAAATGGAACGTTTCAGGTATTAAGCTACATGAAGTCTATAACTTTGGTGAATATATCCCACTCAACAACATCCACAACCATAGCTACCTATATACTTCAAGATAGTGAAGGAAGACAGTGCCGCTGTGATATGCACAAAGAAATGGTCAACGGACAaggtacaaaacaattatgttaagCATGAGCTTTATGAAGGTATCACCCCCTAATTGCATGAAACGTCTCATGTCCCTTACAAAAATATGATACTTAAATCATTAATATTGtcttaaaaacatattgaaatattcctcctttaatattttttttaaataaaagtattccATTATTCTTGATAACCAACTCTATaatcataattcattttttaagtgCATAGATAGGCAAATTAGAGTAATCAATTTAATCATAACTAGTTGTATATATAGCTTTATTTCCATATCtatgaaaaacactttgttttttattctgacatgaaatgtattatttatggTCTGTTAAACTGTCAAAATTGCAGTGAAATTGTTGCACGAATCTGTTTattaacaaaaacttaaaatagcTGCAGAGGAAATAAAACGtaccatatttaataaaaagtattatgATAATACATAGGGGACAGCAATATGACACATTCCCCCTTTTTTTCCCGAGTTGTGAGAAATGCGAGGGAGAGAACATACTGAAGTCACACCGAACAGGATGTGTCCATAAGATTTGCCCCTCCATGGCTAGGATTGATGACAAGGTCATAACCGACATCAAAACTTTTGCTGAGTTAGAAATTTTGTCATAAGAATTTATGACTTTAAgcttaaataattcattttttaacagCTCATAATGAGATACTCATGTTTGAACTTATTCAACCTATCACAGTTgcaatacttatattttatttcttaaaatcgCTTCGACCACTTTCATTGGCATGATTTCACGTGAGGGAAactaataaatacttttaaggACAATCACATGTAAGGCTAgttgaccacaaaccaaactcacatgcactcAGTCCAGTATTTGAGTCCTGCTCATCTAGGTGAATCGCAatgtgctaaccactgcaccAAATATACAACAATAACACATAATATAGGAATACATAATTACGCATGATGCCATAAACTTACCAATATGTGAATGACAACATTACTTCATACATTAAAGAATAGCACATACGtgataaattacaaaataaaacatgatagaAAAGAAATGAAAGCTTCACAGTTAGATCATTtccatgtttaaaatatctcttttgcatgttttccataaaaaaaaagatctaacaatattaaaaaacctcaacaaaatgagtaaaaacaTCAATAACATTCATTTAACTTCTCAGGTTCTTCAAGAACACGTCCATTGACAGTTTCTGGGATGAGCACTTCTCCACGTTGAAAGAAGAGGGTTTGTAGCTTTTTGTATTTCCTTCTGGTTTCCATAATAATtacatgaattttataaaaacacaacagtgatcaatttcaaaatacctTTTTTCATCAGCAGAAAAATGTTGCAATGGCTCACtttctattttaaaaatgttcaacatactatatttgtttgtataaggGATAGCTGGATTTCTAACGTCatacattatttgttaaatgaatcCAATTACAgttgaacatttaaaactaaaatgacaCGATAAGCTTAATGCTTTAACAATATGAAGATCTACGCGAAGGACTCAAACAAATGATACCATACAAAAAGTTATGTGCTCACTTATGAtttcttgtttacatttgaaaataacacacTTGTTGCATacattcaaatcaaataataaaaatgtatgaaatatgtcCATTTTATGCATATCAGAAGAAAACTGGGACCAAGATGAAGAGCAAAGAGACGTACTTGACGCCATACTGCAAAAGACTGCAAACAGGGCAGAAGGTGCAGAACCTCCAAGATATGATGtctgaattaaacatttcaaaaccatCCAACCACAAGCCTGTACAAATTggaaaaattagtaaaaaaaccttcatcaaacactacaacaacaactacaccAGGCACTTTCGTCATGCTTGACATGAACAAATATGCAGATGAATTGCCACAAGTTGCAAAAATTCTTACTGTTATATCTACAACGGAAACTGAGATTAGGTGGTATAAAGGGGCCAAAACATCCACTTGGTCCCCAGCAACAAGAAGAGTGAAAGGGTCCAGGGGAGGTAAGACTGAACCgttcattgaaattataaacaacaatgaCATCTGGTTGTCCGGGTTCAGTCTCACACCCTCTGGACACCTTCCAGGGCAGGTACGAGACAAAATGGATGCTCATGTTGATTAAGTATGAACTGTtgttatttaacaaatgtttaggCAAACACTGCATGATGTTGCCATAACTATTGAACCAAactttagtgtttttttaaagctgttGAAAGATATGTTATTTTGCCAaaccaaacacaaataaaattcaGTGAGGTCTTAATCAAAAGCCTTGGGTGACTTTTTTAAGcaagaaacattgttttattcagctttttatttgattttacgTCTTAAAAATGATGATGTAGTCAAgagttcgaatttaactttgaagaGCACTCGCAAACTTTTGCGAGTTTTTTTTAGGCAACTCGCATAATAAAAAACCCCTcgcattttcattatttgtctTATTCCcatataatattgtctaattaaagtatacatttacacctaagacatattatgaatattaaaaagtatcaatcttgagtgactcgactaccagaacttgttgatggcttattcttttttttggggggtgggggACGAATGACTCATCGGATGCTGGCCggtttttgataacaaagctgtccattgacattgttcactttgacagttgggcagatatcatattttaaggttgatggggtttacatataatGCGCGAAAGCgttaaatttagccaatgactGTGCTAGGCGATGtcgtcatttgtattcactttgtatttggcacgcctcggagcatcccggaaagattcgagattgTACTCGACCTTTTCCGTACttgttctttttttgaaaacatagaGCGTGACTCCATATAGCCCACTCTATACTGGTGGTGTAAACATGCCATTTACAGACTGATCACACTTGActacatgttcatgtttattctacttttgttttaacattgtgTTGTCTATCAAAAACCaatcgcagaattttgcgagcttgaataaaagtcactcgcaatttgcagATATTTGACTATTAAACACAAAGAACAACTTATTGTTCTAACAGAAATTTTAAGGATTCAGCAGTGAAATATACTTTCAGTTTCAGGGCTTCTTCACCTTCTTTGCTAATTtgcttattaatgaaaagtttattgtcaacaaaggaggctttaCCATGAATACATGGtaaaggaggcttagccatgcatgcatggcaaaggtgggtttgttcatgtattagtAATGAAGAGTATATGGTCAACAAAGGAGGCATGCATGACAAAGGTAAGTTTGTACAGGTACTCGATAAAACAGGACCACAAATGTATGAACCAAGGGtattatcaattttcaaattcatATCTATACTGAAAAATACCTTCTTATCTtagattttatgttttatactcaTACATTGGCCGAACCAAGAAAATGTTAGTGAAACTGCACGTTCTATATTTGATGTCATATTCCGACCTCAGAAAATAGACTGTTATTACAGTGTgcgaaattaacattttgacaatgaTAGCCAATGGGGCTACAGACTCTCAATGATTCATAGCCCAAGTTCTGTAGCCCTACCATAAATTGTGATAAATTTTAATCTTACACAAAATTAACAATAGTAATTGAAAAAAGACTTGGaaattattctattttattcaGTATTACAGTTTGACAAAGTATTGCCACAAGCAAAtctcaaaatgttgttttcattcatttcaaagTCCTCATCAGAGTCGTATGCTGAATCGTTGTCAGAATCTTCAGCCATAGGGGTGCCTGATGGTCTAGCTGCATCCAGATAATCTCCCACATCCTGCTTGTCTTCTCCCTCTGTTTCGCCTCTTCTTCCCCCACCTCCTTTTCTTCCTCCTCCTCTTCTTCCTCAACCtcatcaatattttcaacaCCTACTGGCTTGTCTCCCCCTTCTGCCTGTGCTAATTGTATGCCCTTTCGTCTGGTAAATGTAGGCCTTCTTGGCCTGGTAGATGAAGTCTGAGGAAAAAAAGCTTTGTTAAATGGCAACAGgttgcatattttaattgaaaattcataatttaatcttatactttgcaaaaataattgGGTATAACTTTATTATGCTGGCAGTTATTATATACGCATAACTTTTAAATTGGATGGTAATAATAAAGTACAGTACATTGTCAACAAAAATATGACCTTCAAGTTCAatccaaacaatttatttttcattttaatcacCTCTTTTTCGTATTTCTGGCGTTTTGCCTTTTTTCTGCATCATTTCGAGTTGAACTTTGTGTTTTCCGGCGTTTTCCTGGGAGTGAACCCGCCGTGTACTTCAGGCCATTTATCATGATGTCAGCTTTAGCGTCCTTGACTACCACAAACCCAAGGTTAAGAACgatattgtaaacaaagaaaacaacgACAGTCCCGTACAAAACCGTACCGCTATACTGTATTGAATAACGGACGTCGCCCGGGCCATTATTATATCGCCACGGGCGATAGGGCTACCGTTAATTTCGCACACTGTTATTATGGATCCATCCCACAACTTcaagacaataagaaatattatactCAAAAGTGGAATTGGTGAAAAATGTACCAGGCTTTTGACTCTTCCATCAGAACTTTCTATTCAATggcaaatgtttattgattgttaTAAGTAAGATAAATCAAATGCCTTACAAATGCACCGTAAACTTACCAATGAACATCTATACCCATCAAACCAATCAAAGATGAGAAATTATTTAGCTGAAAATGTCTTGGACTCAGAAAACTTTATAACCTAATACAGGAATTACCTTGGAGATAAGGGGTAAGTTCTGAATAGGGAAGTTGAACTTTtagaaaaaacatcaaaattgaTAGAATTTTTTCACGATCGAAAATCAATAACAGATACAACCGACCCAAGAAATTGCTAAATGGTTTGACAACTGAAAATGTTCCGAAACTCGTCATGAAAAAGAAACCCTCAATTCAATGCCACGAATATATTCAGTCCTGCATAGTTGgtttcattgaattttcaaaatacatctTCACAACTTCAAGGCCAATTTTTAACACCAGCTCTAGTAAACTCGGACATAATCGAGAACACATTCAACCAACAAAGGTCTACCAACCATGGAGCTAATACTAATCCAAACTCTTATCAGTACCGAAcagctttaaataatataatcttGAATCAGAGGACAGTTTCAACAAAATCAAACGCAGGAAAAAATGAATTAGCAGTATTACCATACAACTTTAAGAATCCTCAAGTCTCCAAGAAACGTAAAACAACATCAACTGATCCATCTTCAAACATTTAAGTGTTAAgattttaaagttgcactcttagTTCAAAATAAGGTTAAGGACAATtaatacagttattttaatttgcaGAAAAGGATGAtgtataaatgtcaaaaacaattatggttcttacgaaggaaacatatatacagataGATATTTATTACCATGTATTCTGTGTTCATTgatataattacaattttaagataaaatcaaacaagCTAACATACATGCAATCTTGGTAAACTgtcatatacatttaaaattgtaaaaaaagtaattttctgCATTATTCTTACATGAAATCTTATGTAGTAGATATATTATGCaccaatatattaaaataaatttaaaaggaTTTTTTGAGCGCCCTATTTAATGAAGATCAGTTTTACTGCATACCATTAGATAAGTTACATTGCTTTagtttattagaaaatatatatgaattttcTAACAGAAAACTGATATATGGACTATTCAATCATTGCATAACAATTCTACAGAGTTTTCCAAGAAAACTTTTTTAGAGacttgtttacatatattttttgcaaataaatgaacACATTACATATCATCAAGCTCTGTTATTCCaaggaaaaaaacaatagtTTCATTGTTCACGTAGGGTTGAATCTGTGACCGATAGTGTGATACTCCAATATGATGTCCATGAAGACTATTGACCTAGACAAAGCTTAATAATTTAGTTACCTGAGAATTCAAGCTTCTGTAGTTGCATTTCTTTTCCaacagcagccaattgtataaacaatggtaaataattaccTTGGTAAGTAAAACCACCGGTCAATCTCGTGGTAATATTACCATGGCGGTAAATACgttgtttaaaagaaattaccaaGGCGGTTTTACCAgggtaaattttaccaaaatgtcaCATAATGcaataatgacgtcattttcccgCATAGCTGTCAGATTGGaagtatcttttttataaaaaaatgaaagtccacattccatttttataaaaaaagtaatctTAAAGGCaggtttaatgacaaaattcattaaatcGGTCCAAAAAGTTACatggtaaatattcaacaaaacagtacaaagtATTTATAAGCTACTCCGTAgctaatcaataaaacacatgcaacACTTTAAGGGGTAGGTGTATTCTGTTTTAAGGGGTGTTACTCTTTACTTCATACCAAACGGTCAGCGAACACCGCAGGAAAATGCGAACATTATTGCAATGATATGCAAGTCATAATGACACCATATAtctgaataatttgaaaaaagaaatatctttgaataaaatttaatggcGTCGTCCGTTTTTCTCACGCTGACACCTAAGGaatttatagtcagtttcaacttgtTATAGAAATGATGGACTGAGTTTCATAGAATTGATTCTCATTAAAGTGATCAATAATTCATATCTTTAATCTAAAATGTACCATTGTTTCAGTTttccatgtatttgttaattaaagctAGGggtccattgttatattttaaactgaaattttgctgaaattaagaatttatGTAAGCAAACACCACTGATTCTTTTAGTGTCAATAAAGACACATATTATAAGTCTACTTGGTATTTTCTAATGTGAAATTCGTAAGATTATTAAACTATACTGGTATGcaacatttgttttggtatcagttatgtttattattaatgaccAAATGATCTTAACTTCTTTTCTTTGATcttgtttgtaacatatatgtttgtataattatgttcctaCCCTTAGGCTTGCAATAACCTCAACTTGGCACTAAAAGTGCAATCATGTATAATTAtcataatgaaattatttttagtgtCTGCTTATTTATGCCatcattgtttctgtttaaaatagaatgAAACATGATCTCTTCATGCTGTTGTCACcactatttaattatatttttaactatttaaaatttaaaatctaagCTGTCCCATTGTGGATGTCAAATTTAAGTGTTAGAAGTATTTACTCATATAGTcaccatatttccattttacaggagcataaagtcaatatacaaggagtgtaacatttattttatattttcattaaactataaatggttttaaattcaaaatcaaagtcaattCTTATGTAGAAACCAATAATCAGAATCAGCAATATTTAACAGCATATAATACACTAGCGGCTCCATGAAGTTCATTTTTTGATGTTTTCTTGACGGCACATTTGTCATATAACCTTGGTCCTCCAATGGTAGCAAtctaaagaaaagtaaaattattttgtaatcattaaaatta comes from the Mya arenaria isolate MELC-2E11 chromosome 13, ASM2691426v1 genome and includes:
- the LOC128215416 gene encoding uncharacterized protein LOC128215416, which gives rise to MDVELNDLLSMSENKTEKRGRPVHSETDNIPTLKKRTKNDLMPIEVLNAYLCCMFVCLASIPSEVLNSARTEFQKLNMTARATWVLQWLQTHTRPDNKTVYIIGGKEVCQKAWLMCLGLPTSTFYSIWSKFLGNVNLDFCSAIFKSKIIDGSQ